In the Polyangiaceae bacterium genome, CGTGCCGGCGTCGGTCGTGCCGCCGTCGCCGCCCGCGGCGCAGGCCGTCACGCAGTCGTTCATGGCAGTGTACAAGCCGATCGACGCGCCAACGCACGTGGCACACTGTTGCCCGCAGCTTTGCTGCGTGCCGCCGCTCTGCAGGCAGTTGCTTCCGCAAGCGATGAGCGACGAGCACGCCGCGTCAGAGAGGCAGGCCTCCACCGCCGCGCAGCACTGACCCTGAAGGCAGGCCGTCTGGGCAGGGATGCTGGCTTGCAGCGCGGTGCACTTCTGACCCTGCAACGTGGTCGGGCAGTTCGCTCCGCCACCGACAGCACCGGTACCACCTCCGCCGACAGCTCCAGTTGCACCCGTGGCGCCGGTTGCGCCCGTGGCGCCGGTCGCGCCGGTTCCGCCCGTCGCGGCCGCGCCGAATCCGCCCGTTGCCGTCGTTCCCCCGGTTCCGCCGTCCGACGAATCACTCGAGCAGGCGATGACGCTGGCGCCGAGCACCCCGGCGATGAACAAGTAAGTGGAGGTGTTCACGATGAATGTGTCCTTTCGTGCTAGCGGGGCGCACTGAGCTTCCCGACTCCCGACGCCCCGTGAGATACGCGCATCCGGTCGCGCGCGCAAATGCAACGTGCCCCCATCGCACTGTCAGGACCCGGAAATTGCGTAACGCGCTGCAGCAACTTGACCAATATCAAGGCGGCGCGGGCTCGGATGTGTGACTGAACGATCGTTCGTTCAGTGACTAGGAGGGCCCGATGGCGATCGAGAGCGAAGCCTATTTCTTGGAGACCGCAGGGACGCCGCTGCAGCGGCGGGCGCTGCTGCTACCCACGCCCGAGCCGACCGACGCCATCGTCGAGGTCGCCGCATGCGGCTTGTGCCACACCGACCTGGGCTTTGCCCGCGGGCAGGTGGCGCCCCGCCACGAGCTGCCACTGGTGCTGGGCCACGAGATCGTCGGTACGGTCGTGGAGACCGGTTCGGCCGTCACTCAGTGGCAAGGCAAGCGCGTGCTCGTGCCAGCGGTGATGCCCTGTGGCGAGTGCGCGTTCTGTCGTGCAGGCCGAGGCAACGCGTGTCCCTCGCAGAAGATGCCCGGCAACGACATTCACGGTGGCTTCGCGCGTCACGTCGTGGTGCCCGCGCGCTCCATCGTGTCGCTCGAGGACGCTCCGGCCAGCGTGAACATCGACGCGCTGTCGGTAGTGGCGGATGCAGTGTCTACGGCGTACCAAGCCGTGCTCCGTGCTGACGTAAAGTCTGGTGACGTCGTGTTCGTGGTCGGCGGCGGCGGAGTCGGTGGCTACGTGACGCAGATCGCCAAGGCCCTCGGCGCCCACGTCGTGGTCTGCGACGTACAGCCCGAGCGACTGCAGGGGCTGCCCGCAGATCACAAGGTCGGGGTTGCCAACCGCGAGCCCCGAGACGTGCGCAAAGAGCTGTTCGGCTACGCCAAGCAGTGGGGCGTGCCGTCGCTGCGCTGGCGCGTCTTCGAATGCAGCGGCGCCGCGCCGGGTCAGACGCTGGCCTACACCCTGCTGTCCCAGGCAGCGACGCTGCTAGTGGTTGGCTTCACCCGAGACTCGATTCCGCTACGGCTCAGCAACTTGATGGCTTTCGACGCCACGGTCCACGGGAGTTGGGGTTGCCCGGTGGAGGCATATGCCGACGTGCTCAACCTCATCTACGAAGGCCGAGTGCAGATCGAACCCTACGTCGAGCGCGGGCCGATGTCGCAGCTCAATGAATACTTGTCCGCTCTCGAGGCACATCGCCTCGAGAAGCGCATGGTGATGAACCCGGCCCAGTGAGGGGCAAGTTCCAGGAGAGGTCAGTATGGGCACGCTAAAGAATCACGAACTGGTGAGCGATCGCGCATTCGAGCACATCCGCTACGAGAAGAAGGCAGTGCTGGATCGCAAGGGCAATCCCGTCGAGGGCTTGTCGCAGATCTGGATTTCCCTCGACAACGAGAAGCAGCTCAACTCCTACACCACCGAAGCGGTGAAGGACGTCATTCTCGCCTTCCGTCGCGCCAGCACGGACCGCAGTGCGGTCAACGTGGTGTTCACCGCGGTGGGAGACAAGGCGTTCTGCACCGGTGGCAACACGGAGGAGTACGCGACCTACTACGCGCGTCGTCCTCTCGAGTACCTGCAGTACATGCGCCTCTTCAACGACATGGTCACGAACATCCTGCTCTGCGACAAACCGGTGGTCTGTCGCGTGAACGGCATGCGCATCGCTGGCGGGCAGGAAATCGGCATGGCTTGCGACTTCACCGTCTCGGGCGACCACGCTCGCTACGGCCAGGCCGGTCCAGTGCACGGCTCGGCGCCAGACGGCGGATCCACGGACTTCTTGGACGAATACGTCGGGTTCTCGCGCGCTGTGGAGTCCTTGGTGCTGTGCGAGCCCTGGTCTGCGCACAAAGCCCTGCGCATCGGTCTGATCAACGACATCGCCCCGGTCTACAAGGACAAGAGCGGCAAGTTCATCGCCAATCCTTTCGTCATCACGGACCGCTACTTGGACGACCGCGGCCGCATGGTCTACGGCGAGTGGAAGACGGGCGCCGAAAAAGACGCTGCCAAGGCATTGGCCGCCGAGTGCACCGTGGATCTTTCCGAGCTCGACAAATCGATCAACGCGCTGGCGACCAAGCTGCTCTACACCTTCCCCGATTGCGCGCGAAAGACCCTCGAGAGCGTGCGCAAGAAGAAGCTCGCGCACTGGTACGCCAACAGCGAGACGAATCGCTCCTGGCTTTCTCTCAACATGAACACCGAGGCGGCTGCGGGCTTCCCGGCGTTCCACTTCGGCGATCGAAACGAACGCGAGATCGACTTCATCGAGCTTCGTCGGCGTGTGGCCCGCGGCGAGCGCTTCGATGGCGAGCTGATCAAGGCGGTGCTGCCGAAGAGCGCCCGGGACAAGGTGGGCTGAGGCCATGAGCGCCGAAGGAGAAGTCGTCGCCACCCTCAGTGCGGAGGGGCACGTCCTGGATCTCGAATTCTTCCGAGAGAAGGGCAACGTGCTCACGGGTGCGCTGATGCGTCAGTTGGACGCCGTGCTGGTGGAACATGCCAGCCGTACGGACTTGCGCATGGTGGCGCTGCGAGGCCGCGGCAAACACTTCTCCTTCGGTGCGTCCGTCGAGGAGCATCGCAAAGCCGATGCTCCGGCGATGCTCGGGGCTTTCCACGCCCTGTGTCGCCGCGTGGCAAGCTATCCGGTGCCCGTGGTGGCGGCGGTTCAGGGGCGCTGCCTTGGCGGCGCCTTCGAACTCGCGCTCTGCGCTCACTTCGTGCTGGCGGAGCCGACGGCGGTGTTCGCCTGCCCAGAGATCAAGCTCGGAGTGTTCCCGCCGGTCTTGGCGGCCTTGGGCCCCACGCGCTTGGGCAGTGCGCTGACCGATCAGCTGCTGCTCACGGGCGCGGAGCTGAACGGACAGCGCGCGAAGGAGATTGGCTTCGTGTTCGAGTCCTTCGAGGGCGACGCGAAGGCTGCGAGCGAGGACTTCTACGGCCGCATGTTGGCCGCGCTCTCTGCAGCTAGCCTGCGTCAAGGGGTCAGGGTCGTGCGTCGCGCTGTCGTCGAAGCCATGGACAGGCCTCTGGCAGAGGCCGAGCGCCAGTACGTGGAGGAGCTGCTCGAGACCCACGACGCCAACGAAGGCATCGAAGCATTCATCGCCCGGAGGCCGGTCCAGTGGCAGCATCGCTAGCCACTGCCGAAGCAGCGACGGCGGCGCGGGCGGAGATCTTGCGCGCGGCGGCCCATGCAGTGGCGGAGCACGGCTTCCACGGCATGAGCATGCGCGAGTTGGCCAAGGCTACGGGACGCTCTCCGGCCAGCTTCTACAACTACTTCAGTTCCAAGGAGGCGGTGCTGCTCGCCATTCAGAGCGAGGCTTTCGAGGTGCTGCTCGCTGCTGCGGAGGGAGTGCTGTCGCAATTCACGGATCCCCGAGAACGGCTGTACGCCTTCGTGCTCAATCACGTGCAGTACTTCGCGAAGCACGGAGACGTGATGCGCGTGTTGATCCACGAAGCGAATAGCTTGGCGCCGGAGTCGCGCGCCAAGGTGGGATCCCTCAAGCGGCGCTACTTCCAACTCGCGCGTGACCTTGTGGAAAAGCACGTGGCGCCGGACACCCGCGCGGCGGAGGTGGAGCGAATCACCTACTGCCTCTTCGGCATGCTCAACTGGATCTACGGCTGGTATCAGCCAAAGCAGCACGGAGCGCCCTCCCTGGTCGCCCGCAGCATCTTCAGCGTCGCCGAGGGCGGACTCGGTGCAGCGCACTCGCGAGACGAAAGCCTCAACAAGGTCGAACGCGAACTTTCCGGCATGAATGCCCCGGAGTTGCTCGCGTCGACCAAGGAGATCCGGACATGACTGGTTGGGAAGCGTCGGACCCGTTGCACGAGGAGTTGAATCGTGCACAAGCGTTGGTGGAGGACCTGTCCTTCGCCGAGGTCAAGCGTTGGAAACAGGAACACCCGGGTGGCTTGGCGGTCGGCTACATGCCGATCTACGTGCCGCGACCGATGTTGGAAGCCCAGGGCTGCCTGCCCGTGGCGGTGTTCGGGGGTGGCGACCAACTCGACATCATCCGCGGCGACTCCTATTTTCAGTCCTACATCTGTCACATTCCGCGTAGCACCTTGGAGCTGGCACTGACAGGCCGCCTCGATGACATCGACGGCATGTTGTTCCCTTCGATCTGCGACGTGATCCGCAACCTCGGCGGGATCTGGAAGATGCTGTTCCCGGAGCGCTACGCCGCCTACGTCGACTTGCCTCAGAACTTCGACGAGGGCATCGGCGGCAAGTTCTATGCTCTCGAGATCCGGCGCATCGCGCGGGAGCTGGAGCAACGCGGCGCCAAGCCACTGACCGACGAAGCCCTACGGGAGGCCAACGCACGCGAGAACTCGCGGCGCGCGGCCCTGGCAGAGCTGGATGCGCTGCGGCAGAAAGAGCCTTGGCGTCTTCGCGCCTCCGAGGCCTACCTCTTGGCTCGTGCGGGCAGCGTGCTGGAGGCGGTCGAGCACGAGAAGATGCTGCGCGCCGTGCTGGCCAAGGCGGGAAGTCGCGAGACTCGCATGTACGACAACGTTCGCGTCGTCGTGCGCGGCTCCTTTTGTGAGCAACCGCCCCTGGGCTTGATTCGCACCCTCGAAGCGGCTGGCTGCGACATCGTCGACGACGACTTCCAGCTCGGGCTGCGCACCTTGGAAGGAGACATCGACGTCAGCCCCGACCTCGACCCGGTCACCGCACTGTCGACGGCGTTCCTCAAGCGCGGCGCGGCGACTGCCAGCCGCTACATCGGCAACGAAGAAAAGGGCAAGGCGCTGGTGGACGGTGTGCGTGCGGCGAGCGCAGAGGGCGTCATCTTCGCTGCCGCGTCATTCTGTGACCCGGCGCTGCTCGATCAACCGATGCTGGAAGCGGCCCTCGATCGCGCCAGCATTCCACACACCAGTCTGAAGTTCGGAGAGAACACGGGCCAGTTCCAGGTCATTCGAGAGCAGGCCGGTGCCTTCTCGGATGCCGTCAAACTCTGGGGAAGTGCAGCATGACGACCGCAGTAGTCACCGAAAAGCCGCAAGACGCGGACGCAGAAAAAGACCAAAGCCAACTCGAACAGAAGCGCATGATCGCGGATCACTTCGAGCGCTTGTCGCGCGCGAAGGCGGAAGGCAAGAAGGTCGTGTACACCTTCGTGCCTGGGAATCTGACGGAGCTGATCGGGGCTCTGGACATGTTGCCGGTGCTTCCGGAGATCAACGCGCTGCAATCTGGCATGCGCAAACGTTCCGGGGCCTACATCGCCGAGGCGGAGAAGGCCGGACACTCGGAAGACGTGTGCACCTACGTGAAGTGCGACCTGGGCATGCTCAAGAGCGGCAACATCGGACCAACGGGCACGAAGTTGCCCGAGCCGGACTTGCTGCTGCTGTCCTACACGGGCTGCTTCACCTTCATGAAGTGGTTCGAGATTCTGCGCGAAGAGTACAAGTGCCCGGTCGTGATGCTGCACGTGCCCTACCAGACGGAAGGGCAAATCACGCCGGAAATGCGGCAGTACGTCGTGGACCAACTGCGGGACGTCGTGATCCCCGCAATGGAGCAGGTGGCGGGCAAGAAGCTCGACATGAAGGAGCTGGCGCGGCGTCTCGACCTCTCCCGTCAAGCCGAGGACGATCTGGTCGCCGTCTGGGAGTCGGCGCAGAACCGACCCTCGCCGATCGACGGCTACTTCGGTGGCGTCTACTACATCGGTCCGATCTTCAGCGCCTTCCGCGGGACCGAGGACGCCGTGGGTTACTACCGCATGTTG is a window encoding:
- the oah gene encoding 6-oxocyclohex-1-ene-1-carbonyl-CoA hydratase, yielding MGTLKNHELVSDRAFEHIRYEKKAVLDRKGNPVEGLSQIWISLDNEKQLNSYTTEAVKDVILAFRRASTDRSAVNVVFTAVGDKAFCTGGNTEEYATYYARRPLEYLQYMRLFNDMVTNILLCDKPVVCRVNGMRIAGGQEIGMACDFTVSGDHARYGQAGPVHGSAPDGGSTDFLDEYVGFSRAVESLVLCEPWSAHKALRIGLINDIAPVYKDKSGKFIANPFVITDRYLDDRGRMVYGEWKTGAEKDAAKALAAECTVDLSELDKSINALATKLLYTFPDCARKTLESVRKKKLAHWYANSETNRSWLSLNMNTEAAAGFPAFHFGDRNEREIDFIELRRRVARGERFDGELIKAVLPKSARDKVG
- a CDS encoding TetR/AcrR family transcriptional regulator; the encoded protein is MAASLATAEAATAARAEILRAAAHAVAEHGFHGMSMRELAKATGRSPASFYNYFSSKEAVLLAIQSEAFEVLLAAAEGVLSQFTDPRERLYAFVLNHVQYFAKHGDVMRVLIHEANSLAPESRAKVGSLKRRYFQLARDLVEKHVAPDTRAAEVERITYCLFGMLNWIYGWYQPKQHGAPSLVARSIFSVAEGGLGAAHSRDESLNKVERELSGMNAPELLASTKEIRT
- the bcrB gene encoding benzoyl-CoA reductase subunit B, with product MTTAVVTEKPQDADAEKDQSQLEQKRMIADHFERLSRAKAEGKKVVYTFVPGNLTELIGALDMLPVLPEINALQSGMRKRSGAYIAEAEKAGHSEDVCTYVKCDLGMLKSGNIGPTGTKLPEPDLLLLSYTGCFTFMKWFEILREEYKCPVVMLHVPYQTEGQITPEMRQYVVDQLRDVVIPAMEQVAGKKLDMKELARRLDLSRQAEDDLVAVWESAQNRPSPIDGYFGGVYYIGPIFSAFRGTEDAVGYYRMLRQEVEARVKTGEGPMTPDGPATEERYRLVVEGPPNWTHFNDFWRMFSREGATIVASTYTRVGGLYDTGFRHDAASPLESLADYCLGCYTNLGLPTRTDLLESYIKRYQADGFLINSIKSCNSFSAGQLVMLRELEKRTGVPGGFIESDLVDPRYFGKANIENRLQSYLQMLEARRGRASA
- the had gene encoding 6-hydroxycyclohex-1-ene-1-carbonyl-CoA dehydrogenase; translation: MAIESEAYFLETAGTPLQRRALLLPTPEPTDAIVEVAACGLCHTDLGFARGQVAPRHELPLVLGHEIVGTVVETGSAVTQWQGKRVLVPAVMPCGECAFCRAGRGNACPSQKMPGNDIHGGFARHVVVPARSIVSLEDAPASVNIDALSVVADAVSTAYQAVLRADVKSGDVVFVVGGGGVGGYVTQIAKALGAHVVVCDVQPERLQGLPADHKVGVANREPRDVRKELFGYAKQWGVPSLRWRVFECSGAAPGQTLAYTLLSQAATLLVVGFTRDSIPLRLSNLMAFDATVHGSWGCPVEAYADVLNLIYEGRVQIEPYVERGPMSQLNEYLSALEAHRLEKRMVMNPAQ
- the bcrC gene encoding benzoyl-CoA reductase subunit C; translation: MTGWEASDPLHEELNRAQALVEDLSFAEVKRWKQEHPGGLAVGYMPIYVPRPMLEAQGCLPVAVFGGGDQLDIIRGDSYFQSYICHIPRSTLELALTGRLDDIDGMLFPSICDVIRNLGGIWKMLFPERYAAYVDLPQNFDEGIGGKFYALEIRRIARELEQRGAKPLTDEALREANARENSRRAALAELDALRQKEPWRLRASEAYLLARAGSVLEAVEHEKMLRAVLAKAGSRETRMYDNVRVVVRGSFCEQPPLGLIRTLEAAGCDIVDDDFQLGLRTLEGDIDVSPDLDPVTALSTAFLKRGAATASRYIGNEEKGKALVDGVRAASAEGVIFAAASFCDPALLDQPMLEAALDRASIPHTSLKFGENTGQFQVIREQAGAFSDAVKLWGSAA
- a CDS encoding enoyl-CoA hydratase/isomerase family protein, translating into MSAEGEVVATLSAEGHVLDLEFFREKGNVLTGALMRQLDAVLVEHASRTDLRMVALRGRGKHFSFGASVEEHRKADAPAMLGAFHALCRRVASYPVPVVAAVQGRCLGGAFELALCAHFVLAEPTAVFACPEIKLGVFPPVLAALGPTRLGSALTDQLLLTGAELNGQRAKEIGFVFESFEGDAKAASEDFYGRMLAALSAASLRQGVRVVRRAVVEAMDRPLAEAERQYVEELLETHDANEGIEAFIARRPVQWQHR